A region of Alosa alosa isolate M-15738 ecotype Scorff River chromosome 17, AALO_Geno_1.1, whole genome shotgun sequence DNA encodes the following proteins:
- the LOC125310839 gene encoding serine/threonine-protein kinase WNK1-like has product MSEDANTKEVTFLVPPPPRPLNGTGSDSRVGEKVGSGPEVRRRRHTMERDMKTEQHRSSAQRHLRLDSRLRRGAAARL; this is encoded by the coding sequence ATGTCGGAAGACGCCAACACCAAAGAGGTGACGTTCCTGGTCCCGCCACCACCCAGGCCGCTGAACGGTACCGGGTCGGACTCCCGGGTGGGCGAGAAGGTGGGGTCGGGCCCGGAGGTGCGGCGGCGGCGCCACACGATGGAGCGCGACATGAAGACGGAGCAGCACCGTTCTTCCGCCCAGCGTCATCTGCGACTCGACAGCCGCCTGCGTCGTGGCGCCGCCGCCCGACTGTGA